A window of Exiguobacterium sp. FSL W8-0210 genomic DNA:
TTACGTGAGGACGTCAACCATAAACTCGAACGCTTGCCATTAAAATACTATGATGGTCGTCCGAACGGGGAGACACTAAGCCGTGTGACGAACGACATCGATACGATCGGGAGTACGTTACAACAAAGTGTGACTTCATTCATCACGTCGATCGTGACGATTGTCGGGATTCTAATCATGATGTTGACGATTAGTCCATTGTTAACACTGATCTCGCTCGTCTCGTTGCCGGTCTCGATTTTTGCGATTCGTCCGATTTTGAAACGATCCCAAAAATACTTTGCCGATCAACAACGAACACTCGGTCAGTTGAACGGACACGTCGAAGAGATGTATACCGGACACTCTGTCGTCAAGGCGTTCGGACATGAACGCAAAGCGGTCGAGCAATTCGATGCCGTTAACGAGGAGTTGTATGAAGCAGGGCGCAAAGCGCAGTTCATCTCCGGGATCATCATGCCGATGATGATGTTCATCGGGAACATCAGTTACGTCCTGATCAGTATCGTCGGTGGGATTCTCGTCACGCAACGGGCGATCTCGATTGGGGATATTCAAGCGTTCATCACCTATACACGTCAGTTCACACAACCAATCACACAAACGGCGAACATCGCGAACATCGTCCAATCGACGGTCGCAGCAGCGGAACGTGTCTTTGAATTACTCGACGAAGCAGAAGAGATTAAAGAAGTGACGACGCATCGTCTTGCGCAGGCTGAAGGAGCCGTTGCATTCGAACACGTTGATTTTGGTTACGGAAACGATCTCTTGATCGAGGATATGAACATTGATGTCGCACCGGGACAAACCGTCGCGATCGTTGGACCGACGGGTGCCGGTAAGACGACGATGATCAATCTATTGATGCGCTTTTATGAATTAAACGGCGGGACGATTCGGATTGATGGCATCGATACCCGTGAGATGTCACGCGAAGACTTACGGACGACGTTCGGTATGGTCTTACAAGATACGTGGCTCTTCAACGGTACGATCCGAGACAATCTTGCTTACGGTAAAAGTGGAGCAACCGAAGAAGAGATTATCGCGGCAGCGAAGACCGCACATGCTGATCATTTCATCCGGACATTGCCGGACGGTTATGATACGGTTTTAAACGAGGAAGCTTCGAACATCTCGCAAGGTCAGAAACAGTTGTTGACGATTGCTCGGGCAGTTCTTGCCTATCCTCCGATCATGATCCTTGATGAAGCGACCTCTAGTGTCGATACACGGACGGAGGTCTTCATCCAGCAAGCAATGCGACGGTTGATGGAAGGACGGACGAGTTTCGTCATTGCTCACCGTCTGTCGACGATCAAAGATGCTGATTTGATTCTCGTCATGAATCAAGGGCGTGTCATCGAACAAGGTACTCATGAGGAATTACTCGAGGCAGATGGATTTTATGCGGATCTGTACAACAGCCAATTCTCTGAAAAAGAAGTCGTGTGATATAGGGCAGTGTCGTCATGTAGACGATACTGCTTTTTTTACGAAATGATTGTTATAACTGTG
This region includes:
- a CDS encoding ABC transporter ATP-binding protein is translated as MSEKKRPAGGPPPGGPGGGNMMMLGEKPKDFKATFRRLLRYLRPRWTALIGVFLAAILSTVFMIAGPKIMGTAITELFEGAYAKFQGVPGAEIDFTKIGQILLWLAGLYIISSLFNYLQQYLMSGIAQKTVYDLREDVNHKLERLPLKYYDGRPNGETLSRVTNDIDTIGSTLQQSVTSFITSIVTIVGILIMMLTISPLLTLISLVSLPVSIFAIRPILKRSQKYFADQQRTLGQLNGHVEEMYTGHSVVKAFGHERKAVEQFDAVNEELYEAGRKAQFISGIIMPMMMFIGNISYVLISIVGGILVTQRAISIGDIQAFITYTRQFTQPITQTANIANIVQSTVAAAERVFELLDEAEEIKEVTTHRLAQAEGAVAFEHVDFGYGNDLLIEDMNIDVAPGQTVAIVGPTGAGKTTMINLLMRFYELNGGTIRIDGIDTREMSREDLRTTFGMVLQDTWLFNGTIRDNLAYGKSGATEEEIIAAAKTAHADHFIRTLPDGYDTVLNEEASNISQGQKQLLTIARAVLAYPPIMILDEATSSVDTRTEVFIQQAMRRLMEGRTSFVIAHRLSTIKDADLILVMNQGRVIEQGTHEELLEADGFYADLYNSQFSEKEVV